A genomic stretch from Bacillota bacterium includes:
- a CDS encoding amidohydrolase family protein translates to MNKLPDMMGSARNGSLHDPLTHIKPTGALVLKGGRVIDPKNKVDAVKDISIRDGMISKVADSIIPEKGDRVIDVNGLLVFPGLIDMHLHVGDLFEISTDPIYTAVADGVTMGLSPGAGNTLMAPSLLGAEVDRGLPMHVGVYLGAACVLAPRASVEEKIAFFRGELPWEVGAVSLSRNPITNTTGMLCVGIKDHMGHYILSDESLDAIFEISSKANLVFMSHTQDPAHAERLVGLSKGRPLHLAHATAAGCGTHADAVESMQRVVDLVKKPGVTAEFVSTQLRPGKGSREGLLLPEKAQEVAYEALANGLVKVMVSDGQNDATMKGFGDTRDNVPAILELVEMNVLNLPEAVALMTTNPAALFAERTGQAWWVDKVGHLGKGAYANVTVVDPRDKLATITIVNGVIAGFEDRAVRGASGAGGWVSKWGILSRTGVGDLAVFSYA, encoded by the coding sequence ATGAACAAGCTTCCGGATATGATGGGATCGGCTCGTAACGGTTCGCTGCATGACCCGCTGACTCACATTAAGCCGACAGGGGCGTTAGTACTCAAGGGTGGAAGGGTAATTGATCCAAAAAATAAAGTGGACGCCGTGAAAGATATTTCGATTCGGGACGGGATGATCAGTAAGGTGGCGGACAGCATCATTCCGGAGAAGGGCGACCGCGTGATCGACGTCAACGGGCTGCTGGTTTTCCCAGGCCTAATTGACATGCACCTCCACGTGGGGGACCTTTTCGAGATCAGCACCGATCCCATTTACACTGCCGTCGCCGACGGCGTGACTATGGGTTTGAGCCCGGGTGCAGGTAACACCCTCATGGCTCCCTCCCTACTGGGGGCAGAGGTCGATCGAGGCCTGCCAATGCACGTCGGTGTTTACCTGGGTGCTGCCTGTGTTCTCGCCCCTCGCGCATCTGTGGAAGAGAAGATCGCCTTCTTTAGGGGAGAGCTGCCGTGGGAGGTGGGAGCGGTCAGTCTCAGCCGCAACCCCATCACAAACACTACCGGGATGCTTTGTGTGGGGATCAAGGATCATATGGGGCACTATATCCTGAGTGACGAATCCCTCGACGCAATATTCGAGATCAGCTCGAAAGCCAATCTGGTTTTCATGTCTCACACTCAGGACCCGGCTCATGCCGAGCGCCTGGTAGGCCTATCTAAAGGGCGCCCTCTTCACCTCGCGCATGCCACAGCAGCGGGTTGCGGTACGCATGCCGATGCGGTCGAGAGCATGCAGCGGGTGGTGGACCTGGTCAAGAAACCCGGGGTTACGGCCGAATTCGTTAGTACCCAGCTTCGCCCCGGCAAGGGGAGCAGGGAAGGATTGCTCTTACCCGAGAAGGCCCAGGAAGTAGCCTATGAAGCCCTAGCGAATGGCTTGGTCAAGGTAATGGTGTCGGACGGGCAGAACGACGCCACGATGAAAGGATTTGGCGACACCCGGGATAATGTGCCGGCCATCTTAGAGCTGGTCGAGATGAACGTACTCAATCTGCCGGAAGCGGTGGCCTTGATGACGACCAATCCTGCGGCCCTCTTTGCAGAGCGGACCGGGCAAGCGTGGTGGGTTGATAAGGTAGGTCACCTGGGCAAGGGGGCCTACGCCAACGTTACTGTGGTGGACCCGAGAGATAAGTTGGCCACCATTACCATCGTCAACGGTGTGATCGCAGGTTTCGAAGATCGGGCTGTCAGAGGTGCCTCCGGAGCGGGGGGCTGGGTGTCCAAGTGGGGCATTCTCAGCCGTACCGGAGTAGGGGACCTGGCAGTTTTCTCCTACGCATAA
- a CDS encoding IS1634 family transposase, whose translation MRQKKAPAIHLEKVPHREKDKVYYSWLLRTSYREGSKIKHKTIANVSDLSSEALEILRRSLKGEKLVPAGDGFKILSSRSHGAVHAVLATIRKIGLDRVLVSYDQPWRRTALAMIVARVLKPRSKLFTASWWQQTTLPEELVDLPGGGNDPDDLYEAMDMLLERQEAIQAKLAEKHLQDGCLVLYDLSSTYLEGGKCPLAAFGHNRDGKKGKKQFTYGLLTNLDGCPVAVEVFPGNTSDPLTLGSQVQRLRERYHFRRVVVVGDRGMIANTRISDIEKLGYGWITALKARDIQRLRQQGCIQLTLFSEKNLMEIGDPERPGERLVVCRNPLVSEERTRKREELLLSTERDLAKIKERVGKGKLKGAADIGLAAGKVVNRWKVAKHFHLEIADNSFDYKRKEESIEKYLDGVYVIRSNVPAQELGAEQLVDGYKSLQHVEQAFRSMKTFHLEIRPVYHRLADRVRAHTFLYMLAYYVLWHMRKSLRPLLDDREKLSLQLLLEQLGSLHRHTVEVAGQTLTKLTEPSERQQQIYQLLGIRSPAQPRKRKGRCGENRSTPAFPASLLW comes from the coding sequence CTGGAGATTCTGCGGAGGAGCCTGAAGGGCGAGAAGTTGGTACCTGCAGGAGATGGCTTCAAGATTCTCTCCTCCCGTTCCCATGGGGCTGTCCACGCAGTGCTCGCGACCATCCGTAAGATCGGCCTTGACCGGGTCCTTGTTTCGTACGATCAACCGTGGCGCAGGACCGCCCTGGCCATGATCGTAGCCCGCGTCTTGAAGCCGAGGTCGAAGCTATTCACCGCAAGCTGGTGGCAGCAGACCACACTTCCGGAGGAACTGGTGGACTTGCCCGGTGGCGGGAACGATCCGGATGATCTGTACGAGGCCATGGACATGCTTCTGGAGCGCCAGGAGGCCATCCAGGCAAAACTGGCGGAAAAGCACCTTCAGGACGGCTGCTTGGTCCTCTACGACCTTTCCTCGACTTACCTGGAGGGGGGGAAGTGCCCCTTGGCTGCTTTCGGCCACAACCGGGACGGGAAGAAGGGGAAGAAGCAGTTCACCTACGGGCTACTCACTAACCTGGATGGATGCCCAGTGGCGGTGGAAGTATTCCCTGGCAACACATCCGACCCCCTGACTCTTGGATCGCAAGTGCAACGGCTTAGGGAGCGGTACCACTTCCGGCGGGTTGTGGTGGTGGGAGACCGGGGTATGATCGCCAACACACGGATATCTGACATAGAGAAACTGGGTTACGGCTGGATTACTGCCCTTAAGGCGAGAGATATTCAGCGGCTGCGCCAGCAAGGCTGCATTCAGCTGACGTTATTTAGCGAGAAGAACCTGATGGAGATCGGCGATCCCGAACGGCCAGGGGAACGCTTGGTGGTATGTCGTAACCCCCTGGTTTCGGAAGAGCGTACCCGAAAGCGGGAAGAACTTCTGTTGTCTACCGAAAGAGACTTAGCCAAGATCAAGGAGCGGGTGGGCAAGGGGAAGCTGAAAGGGGCAGCCGATATCGGCCTGGCAGCCGGAAAGGTAGTCAACCGCTGGAAAGTAGCTAAGCATTTCCATCTTGAGATTGCCGACAACAGCTTCGACTACAAGCGCAAGGAGGAATCTATCGAGAAGTACCTGGATGGTGTCTATGTAATTCGCAGCAACGTACCGGCCCAAGAGTTGGGCGCAGAACAACTCGTGGACGGGTACAAAAGCCTGCAGCATGTAGAGCAGGCCTTCCGCAGCATGAAGACTTTCCACCTGGAAATCCGGCCTGTATATCATCGCTTGGCGGACCGGGTGCGGGCTCACACCTTCCTGTACATGCTCGCCTACTATGTCCTATGGCACATGCGCAAGAGTCTACGGCCGCTCTTGGATGACCGGGAGAAGCTCAGCCTGCAACTGCTTCTGGAGCAGCTCGGATCATTGCATCGCCACACGGTTGAGGTGGCCGGCCAGACCTTGACCAAACTGACCGAACCAAGCGAGAGGCAACAGCAGATATACCAGCTATTAGGTATTCGCTCACCGGCGCAGCCACGAAAACGAAAAGGCCGATGTGGAGAAAACCGCTCTACACCGGCCTTTCCTGCATCTCTCTTGTGGTGA
- a CDS encoding transposase encodes MSWRRLCRFPWDQPVPHPSSLTKIRQRLDANGGNHMALLNEHRVRKASEEGLLKARKVRVDTTAVEANIHYPTDASLIYVGVRTITRLVKQAQALGIAAGHYFQDRTRSLKKRLLSITKVLRRRTGEAVKGGGPH; translated from the coding sequence ATCAGTTGGCGCCGGTTATGTCGTTTCCCCTGGGACCAGCCCGTCCCTCACCCGAGCAGTCTGACCAAGATCCGCCAGCGTCTGGACGCTAACGGCGGTAATCATATGGCGCTCCTAAACGAGCATCGGGTTCGCAAGGCGAGTGAAGAAGGTCTGCTCAAAGCGCGCAAAGTAAGGGTTGATACGACCGCCGTCGAAGCCAACATCCATTACCCGACCGATGCCAGCCTGATTTACGTCGGGGTGCGGACTATCACTCGCCTGGTCAAGCAGGCACAAGCTCTGGGCATTGCTGCCGGTCACTATTTCCAGGACCGGACCCGTAGCCTCAAGAAGCGATTGCTGAGCATTACCAAAGTCCTGCGCCGCCGGACTGGCGAGGCGGTAAAGGGCGGTGGACCTCACTGA